A window of the Henckelia pumila isolate YLH828 chromosome 3, ASM3356847v2, whole genome shotgun sequence genome harbors these coding sequences:
- the LOC140892951 gene encoding zinc finger protein ZAT9-like: MDRHRCKVCFRDFTNGSALGGHMRSHMMNFHVSKQERDHQAPEKMDDLRSFESYSSISSQYLSQKDDGTDEEKCLDPEFSSVLIQDTESDTDSSRDHSIFRRSKRVRDSTTSEFAGFKKSKLGDEAKKPCAATTPEEDVAYSLMMLSRDKWVRDESEVNLRGEKCKFGDDDFFGDSDVSKVTRKNKVGGRYRCETCNKLFRSYQALGGHMASHKKMRHIDPLSNEHSSSEMAESGGVSAAVKEKVHECPFCERVFSSGQALGGHKRSHFARGTGGGISRNINNNVRPVGSAPVEYSMTRTSGDQNLKIDLNLPAPVLGDEDEMSQIAVSAVFDA; encoded by the coding sequence ATGGATAGACACAGATGCAAAGTCTGTTTCAGAGATTTCACCAATGGAAGTGCTCTTGGTGGGCACATGAGATCGCATATGATGAATTTTCACGTTTCGAAACAAGAAAGAGATCACCAAGCTCCCGAAAAGATGGATGATCTTCGATCGTTTGAGTCGTATTCTTCGATTTCATCGCAATACTTGTCGCAGAAAGATGATGGAACCGATGAAGAAAAATGTTTGGATCCCGAGTTTTCTTCTGTTCTGATTCAAGATACGGAGAGCGACACAGATTCATCGAGGGATCATTCCATCTTCAGAAGATCGAAAAGGGTTCGTGATTCAACAACTTCCGAGTTCGCTGGATTCAAGAAATCGAAGTTGGGCGATGAAGCAAAGAAGCCATGTGCTGCTACTACTCCGGAAGAAGATGTTGCTTATAGTTTAATGATGCTTTCTAGAGACAAGTGGGTGAGGGATGAAAGCGAAGTAAATCTTCGTGGAGAAAAATGTAAATTTGGAGATGATGATTTTTTCGGAGATTCTGATGTTTCGAAAGTCACGAGAAAGAATAAAGTTGGAGGGAGATATAGGTGTGAGACATGTAACAAGCTGTTTAGGTCATATCAAGCACTAGGAGGGCACATGGCAAGTCACAAGAAAATGAGACATATCGACCCATTGAGCAACGAGCACTCGTCGTCGGAGATGGCGGAGTCCGGTGGCGTCTCAGCCGCGGTGAAGGAGAAAGTACACGAGTGCCCTTTTTGTGAGCGGGTGTTTTCATCCGGGCAGGCACTCGGAGGGCATAAAAGGTCACATTTTGCTAGGGGTACTGGTGGTGGAATTTcaagaaatattaataataatgttaGGCCTGTTGGGAGTGCTCCAGTTGAATATTCAATGACAAGGACTAGTGGtgatcaaaatttgaaaattgatcTTAATCTCCCAGCTCCAGTTCTTGGTGATGAAGATGAGATGAGCCAAATCGCGGTTTCCGCGGTTTTCGATGCGTAG